AAAAGGTCCGGCGATCTTCCGGCTCGAGCCTCATATCAAGCGTCTCTATAATTCGTCAAAGATGTATCGTATGGAACCAGAGATGCCCCAGAAGGATTTCATGGAAGCCTGTCTCGAGACAGTCAGGGTCAACAAGATGGAGGCATGTTATGTGAGGCCCGTCGTCTATCGCGGATATGATTCTCTCGGAGTCAACCCTTTCCCGAACCCGATCAACATGTTTATTGTGGTCTGGGAATGGGGAAATTATCTTGGCGCGGAAGCTCTGGAGGAGGGTGTGGATGTCTGTGTCTCCACCTGGGACAGGATCGCTCCGAACACACTTCCCGCACTGGCAAAGTCCGGCGCTAACTACATGAACTCGCAGTTGATCAAGATGGAAGCCATCACAAACGGATATACCGAGGGTATAGCTCTCGATACCAATGGCTACGTCAGCGAAGGCAGCGGCGAGAATATTTTCCTGATCGTCGACGACGTGATCATCACCCCGCCCCTGGGCGCAAGCGTTCTTCCCGGTATCACCCGTAACA
The window above is part of the Candidatus Latescibacterota bacterium genome. Proteins encoded here:
- a CDS encoding branched-chain amino acid transaminase, which gives rise to MALKKSEKIWMDGKFVDWDDANIHVCSHVVHYGTCLFEGIRCYNTKKGPAIFRLEPHIKRLYNSSKMYRMEPEMPQKDFMEACLETVRVNKMEACYVRPVVYRGYDSLGVNPFPNPINMFIVVWEWGNYLGAEALEEGVDVCVSTWDRIAPNTLPALAKSGANYMNSQLIKMEAITNGYTEGIALDTNGYVSEGSGENIFLIVDDVIITPPLGASVLPGITRNTVMELAVEMGYKVSEQLVPREMLYIADEVFFTGTAAEISPIRSIDKIKVGEGKRGPITAKLQEVFFKLLNAEVEEHMDWLDFV